A DNA window from Setaria viridis chromosome 2, Setaria_viridis_v4.0, whole genome shotgun sequence contains the following coding sequences:
- the LOC117842570 gene encoding GDSL esterase/lipase At5g03610, with protein sequence MNFAVGGAGVVEGTSDAPRLGRQVDKFKRLVRLGIIDEDLTDSVALIAFSGRRDYERFNDMTSTEVKAKAQEVTDKIADAVDQLMDLGVEKVVVTSLPPLGCTPWLSRSEDGVYDAKCDSQKVASIHNSYLEEKVFQDEAVFNLDLKAAFSHYAGPSPRSKQFKYRLESCCESFDRSGFCGQVQDGEPQYSLGSKPDKFFYWDDINPTHAGWKAVVKEFEESIKNYLNI encoded by the coding sequence ATGAacttcgccgtcggcggcgccggcgtggtggAGGGGACGAGCGACGCGCCCAGGCTCGGCAGGCAGGTGGACAAGTTCAAGAGGCTGGTCAGGCTCGGCATCATCGACGAGGACCTCACGGACTCCGTCGCGCTCATCGCCTTCTCCGGCAGGCGCGACTACGAGCGCTTCAACGACATGACCAGCACGGAGGTGAAGGCCAAGGCCCAGGAGGTGACGGACAAGATCGCCGACGCCGTGGACCAGCTGATGGACCTGGGCGTCGAGAAGGTGGTGGTGACCTCGCTGCCCCCGCTCGGGTGCACGCCGTGGCTGTCGAGGTCCGAGGACGGCGTCTACGATGCCAAGTGCGACAGCCAGAAGGTGGCGAGCATCCACAACTCGTACCTCGAGGAGAAGGTGTTCCAGGACGAGGCCGTCTTCAACCTCGACCTGAAAGCCGCATTCAGCCACTACGCGGGCCCGTCGCCGCGATCGAAGCAGTTCAAGTACAGGCTGGAGTCGTGCTGCGAGAGCTTCGACCGGAGCGGGTTCTGCGGGCAGGTGCAGGACGGTGAGCCGCAGTACAGCCTGGGGTCCAAGCCGGACAAGTTCTTCTACTGGGACGACATCAACCCGACCCATGCCGGATGGAAAGCCGTCGTCAAGGAGTTCGAGGAGTCCATCAAGAACTACCTCAATATCTAG
- the LOC117842349 gene encoding probable leucine-rich repeat receptor-like protein kinase At1g68400: MAPLFTSTLLPTTSASTPTHDVGAGTQLSSLDPSARRRSTPLCSCAIQNFLLPRAELLPARAIKRVDRFLGQTQKKILTATKMPRFHHSTFLLLAVLVYHLSVPSVHGEVGNGGHQDLPALLSFKSYNPNATALATWHGPNPCSGTWFGIRCSRGRVVGVFLDGASLAGEVAPLLRLSHIRALAVRNNSLSGALPPLDDATASPWLRHLLVARNRLTGSLNISLGALLTLRAEHNGFRGGLEALRAPSLRSLNVSGNKLAGEISGDLSRFPRSTFGGNLALCGTPLPRCVRAYNALGSDSSSNATTSIAAQSPGAAVNVSGSVPSSSSNGGFSKLSLTALMATGIGNAVLITVSLAISVAMFVYMRRKLRSAKDASDAALSFEEQEKRANGDDKCQKSGGLVCFEGGEELRLESLLKASAEVLGKGVSGSTYKAVLDDGIVVAVKRLSALQFPASRSKAFDRHMRLVGRLRHRHVVSLRGYCNSNGERLLVYDFLPNGSLQSLLQASGGGARSLDWAGRKSILFGAAQGLNYIHTFPARPALVHANVKPSNILLDERGGACVSECGLMRYATNIQQSVVPQAARCPPDLFLGRAATATSSAAPPAASVGWHGYAAPELASGAGARATQESDVYSFGMVLLEVVTDHKAADGEEGGEGEETMGMVKIGVLCTAEAPEERPTMAQVLAMMSEFM, encoded by the exons ATGGCGCCGCTTTTCACCTCCACCCTCCTCCCCACGACCTCAGCATCGACACCCACCCACGACGTCGGCGCAGGTACCCAGCTTTCCTCTTTGGACCCCTCTGCTCGTCGTCGTTCCACGCCTTTGTGCTCGTGCGCCATTCAAAATTTTCTACTTCCCCGCGCTGAATTGTTACCGGCCCGTGCTATAAAACGAGTGGATAGATTTCTCGGTCAAACACAGAAGAAAATTCTTACAGCTACCAAAATGCCTCGTTTCCACCATTCCACCTTcctgctcctcgccgtcctcgtctACCACCTATCGGTACCTTCTGTGCACGGAGAGGTCGGCAATGGCGGCCACCAGGACCTGCCCGCGCTGCTCTCCTTCAAGTCCTACAACCCGAACGCCACGGCCCTGGCGACCTGGCACGGCCCCAACCCGTGCTCCGGCACGTGGTTCGGGATCAGGTGCTCCAGGGGCAGGGTGGTGGGGGTCTTCCTCGACGGCGCCTCGCTGGCCGGCGAGGTGGCGCCGCTCCTGCGGCTCAGCCATATCAGGGCGCTCGCCGTCAGGAACAACTCCCTGTCCGGCGCCCTCCCCCCGCTGGACGACGCCACGGCGAGCCCGTGGCTGCGGCACCTGCTCGTCGCCCGCAACCGGCTCACCGGGAGCCTGAACATCTCGCTGGGTGCTCTGCTCACGCTTAGAGCGGAGCACAATGGCTTCCGTGGAGGCCTGGAGGCGCTGCGCGCCCCGTCGCTCAGGAGCTTGAACGTGTCCGGGAACAAGCTCGCTGGGGAGATCTCCGGCGATCTGTCCAGGTTCCCGAGGTCGACTTTCGGCGGCAATCTCGCTCTCTGTGGCACGCCTCTGCCAAGATGTGTTCGTGCTTATAATGCGTTAGGATCGGATAGTTCTTCCAATGCTACCACCAGTATCGCTGCTCAATCTCCTGGTGCTGCAGTGAACGTTAGTGGTAGTGTGCCTTCCAGTTCCAGCAATGGAGGTTTCAGTAAGCTTAGCTTGACTGCACTCATGGCCACCGGCATTGGCAACGCAGTGCTCATCACGGTCTCGCTAGCCATCTCCGTGGCCATGTTCGTCTACATGAGGAGGAAGCTCCGGTCGGCGAAGGACGCCTCCGACGCGGCACTCTCCTTCGAGGAGCAAGAGAAGAGGGCGAACGGGGACGACAAGTGCCAGAAGAGCGGCGGGTTGGTCTGCTTcgagggcggcgaggagctgCGGCTGGAGAGCCTCCTCAAGGCGTCCGCCGAGGTGCTCGGCAAGGGCGTGTCCGGGAGCACCTACAAGGCGGTGCTCGACGACGGCATCGTGGTGGCCGTCAAGCGCCTGAGCGCGCTGCAGTTCCCCGCCAGCCGGAGCAAGGCGTTCGACCGCCACATGCGGCTCGTCGGCCGGCTCCGCCACCGGCACGTCGTCAGCCTCAGGGGGTACTGCAACTCCAACGGCGAGCGCCTCCTCGTCTACGACTTCCTCCCCAACGGGAGCCTCCAGTCCCTTCTGCAAGCCAGTG gtGGTGGCGCGAGGAGCCTGGACTGGGCGGGGAGGAAGAGCATACTGTTCGGCGCGGCGCAGGGCCTGAACTACATCCACACGTtcccggcgcggccggcgcttGTGCACGCGAACGTGAAGCCGTCCAACATCCTCCTggacgagcgcggcggcgcgtgcgtgTCCGAGTGCGGGCTCATGCGCTACGCCACAAACATCCAGCAGTCCGTCGTCCCGCAGGCCGCCCGGTGCCCGCCGGACCTGTTCCTGGGCCGGGCGGCGACCGCGACGTCGTCGGCGGCCCCGCCAGCGGCGAGCGTCGGGTGGCACGGGTacgcggcgccggagctggcgTCGGGCGCGGGCGCGAGGGCGACGCAGGAGtccgacgtgtacagcttcgggaTGGTGCTCCTGGAGGTGGTGACGGACCACaaggccgccgacggcgaggaaggcggcgaAGGGGAGGAGACGATGGGGATGGTGAAGATCGGCGTGCTGTGCACCGCCGAGGCGCCGGAGGAGAGGCCCACGATGGCGCAGGTGCTCGCCATGATGAGCGAGTTCATGTGA